One Choloepus didactylus isolate mChoDid1 chromosome 8, mChoDid1.pri, whole genome shotgun sequence DNA window includes the following coding sequences:
- the SGSM3 gene encoding small G protein signaling modulator 3 isoform X3 yields MERAGGADPSSRALPSLPLGEDPQQRLRWQAHLEFTHNHDVGDLTWDKIAVSLPRSEKLRSLVRAGIPHSMRPQLWMRLSGALQKKRSSELSYREIVKNSSDDETITAKQIEKDLLRTLPGNACFARAGSIGVARLRRTLRALAWLYPEIGYCQGTGMVAACLLLFLEEEDAFWMMCAIVEDLLPASYFSTSLLGVQTDQRVLRHLIVQYLPRLDKLLQEHDIELSLITLHWFLTAFASVVHVRLLLRIWDLFFYEGSLVLFQTTLGMLRLKEEELIQSENSASIFNTLSDIPSQMEDAELLLGEAVRLAGSLTDMAVETQRRKHLAYLVADQAQLLGPSAPGSLSQVVRRRTQRRKSGLSSLLFGENSAAGAGGRVAMAGSVWCLTGSTVNFPASSAGKRAGVGRGGWASGRAVAASSAGLPGEDDLEALKAKNIKQTELVADLREAILRVAHHFQCTDPKNCGVELTPDYSMESHQRDHENYVACSRSHRRRAKALLDFERHDDDELGFRKNDIITVVSQKDEHCWVGELNGLRGWFPAKFVEVLDERSKEYSIAGDDSVTEGVTDLVRGTLCPALKALLEHGLKKPSLLGGACHPWLFIEEAAGREVERDFDSVYSRLVLCKTYRLDEDGKVLTPEELLYRAVQSVNVTHDAAHAQMDVKLRSLICVGLNPVPSEQVLHLWLEVLCSSLPTVEKWYQPWSFLRSPGWVQIKCELRVLCCFAFSLSQDWELPAKREEQKQPLKEGVQDMLVKHHLFSWDIDG; encoded by the exons ATGGAGAGGGCAG GTGGGGCTGACCCCAGTTCCAGGGCGCTGCCAAGCTTGCCTCTGGGGGAGGATCCTCAGCAGAGACTGAGGTGGCAGGCCCACCTGGAGTTCACCCACAACCACGATGTGGGGGACCTCACCTGGGACAAGATCGCTGTCTCCCTTCCCCGCTCGGAGAAGCTCCGCTCCCTGGTGCGGGCGGGTATCCCCCACAGCATGAGGCCACAG CTGTGGATGCGGCTCTCTGGGGCCCTGCAGAAGAAGAGGAGCTCGGAGCTGTCCTACCGGGAGATCGTGAAGAACAGCTCTGACGACGAGACCATCACCGCCAAGCAG ATCGAGAAGGACCTGCTCCGCACCCTGCCCGGCAACGCCTGCTTCGCCCGCGCGGGCAGCATCGGGGTGGCCCGTCTGCGCAGGACCCTCCGCGCCCTGGCCTGGCTCTACCCGGAGATCGGCTACTGCCAGGGCACAGGCATG GTGGCCGCCTGCCTCCTGCtgttcctggaggaggaggacgCCTTCTGGATGATGTGTGCCATCGTCGAGGACCTGCTGCCTGCCTCCTACTTCAGCACCTCCCTGCTGGGCGTCCAGACTGACCAGCGGGTCCTGCGCCACCTCATTGTCCAGTACCTGCCTCGGTTGGACAAGCTGCTCCAGGAGCACGACATTG AGCTGTCCCTGATCACGCTGCACTGGTTCCTCACGGCCTTTGCCAGCGTGGTGCACGTCCGGCTCCTGCTGCGCATCTGGGACCTGTTTTTCTACGAGGGCTCCCTGGTGCTGTTCCAGACCACACTGGGCATGCTGCGCCTCAAG GAGGAGGAGCTGATCCAGTCTGAGAACTCGGCCTCCATCTTCAACACGCTGTCAGACATCCCATCGCAAATGGAGGATGCAGAGCTGCTGCTGGGTGAGGCTGTGCGGCTGGCCGGCTCTCTCACGGACATGGCTGTGGAGACCCAGCGCCGCAAGCACCTGGCCTACCTTGTTGCAGACCAGGCCCAGCTCCTGGGGCCCAGCGCCCCCGGCAGCCTCTCTCAG GTTGTTCGGCGCAGGACCCAGAGGAGGAAGTCTGGCCTCAGCTCCCTGCTCTTTGGTGAGAACTCGGCTGCAGGTGCCGGTGGGCGGGTGGCCATGGCAGGGTCCGTCTGGTGCCTCACAGGCTCCACTGTCAACTTCCCAGCATCCTCTGCGGGGAAGCGGGCAGGGGTGGGCAGAGGAGGATGGGCTTCAGGCAGGGCGGTGGCTGCCAGCTCTGCCGGCCTCCCAGGGGAAGATGACCTGGAGGCACTCAAGGCCAAGAACATCAAGCAGACGGAACTGGTGGCCGACCTCCGGGAAGCCATCCTGCGCGTGGCACACCACTTCCAGTGCACCGACCCCAAGAACTGTGGCGTG GAGCTGACACCAGACTACAGCATGGAGAGCCACCAGCGGGACCACGAGAACTACGTGGCATGCTCACGCAGCCACCGGCGCCGGGCCAAGGCATTGCTAGACTTCGAGAGACATGACGATGACGAGCTGGGCTTCCGCAAGAACGACATCATCACG GTTGTTTCTCAGAAGGACGAGCACTGCTGGGTGGGGGAGCTCAATGGCCTGAGAG GCTGGTTTCCAGCCAAGTTTGTGGAAGTTCTGGATGAACGGAGCAAAGAG TACTCCATCGCGGGGGACGACTCTGTGACTGAGGGCGTCACGGACCTCGTGCGAGGGACCCTCTGCCCAGCCCTCAAGGCGCTGTTGGAACACGGACTGAAGAAGCCATCCCTGCTGGGGGGCGCCTGCCACCCCTGGCTGTTCATTGAGGAG gcTGCGGGCCGGGAGGTCGAGAGAGACTTCGACTCGGTGTATTCCCGCCTGGTCCTCTGTAAGACCTACAG GCTGGACGAAGACGGGAAAGTCCTGACCCCAGAGGAGCTGCTGTACCGG gctGTGCAGTCCGTGAATGTGACCCATGACGCGGCGCACGCCCAGATGGACGTCAAGCTCCGCTCCCTCATCTGCGTGGGGCTCAA CCCTGTCCCCAGTGAGCAGGTCCTGCACCTGTGGCTGGAGGTGCTCTGCTCCAGCCTGCCAACCGTGGAGAAGTGGTACCAGCCCTGGTCCTTCCTGCGCAGCCCTGGCTGGGTCCAGATCAAGTGCGAGCTCCG GGTTCTCTGCTGCTTTGCCTTCAGCCTCTCCCAGGACTGGGAACTTCCTGCCAAGAGAGAG GAGCAGAAGCAGCCCCTGAAGGAGGGTGTTCAGGACATGCTGGTGAAGCACCACCTTTTCAGCTGGGACATAGACGGGTGA